The following are encoded in a window of Bradyrhizobium sp. WBOS07 genomic DNA:
- a CDS encoding LysR substrate-binding domain-containing protein, with translation MFDLNQLRCFVTVAEELHFGRAAARLNMTQPPLSRQIQVLEHIIDAPLLERTSRSVRLTPAGRSFLPEARRILKLAESASQVARRIALGKIGSLKIGFTAAAAYGFLPELIAACRARLPEVDFSLKEMVSGDQFEALTSGQIDAGLLRPPIARPELASRRVVAEPLLAAIPKKHPLANAESITIKDFDDQPFVMYSPYESRYFHDLLVAQFTRADVLPRYVQHLSQIHSILAMVRAGLGLAIVPAAAAGLKISDVRLRPLKLKGRVPVELFMVWRRDDENPLLPALVKIAGELSSAEVPED, from the coding sequence ATGTTCGACCTCAACCAGCTCCGCTGTTTCGTCACGGTGGCGGAGGAACTGCATTTCGGCCGCGCCGCCGCGCGGCTGAACATGACGCAGCCGCCATTGTCCCGGCAGATCCAGGTGCTCGAGCACATCATCGATGCGCCGCTGCTGGAGCGCACCAGCCGCTCGGTCCGCCTCACCCCTGCCGGGCGCAGCTTCCTGCCCGAGGCGCGGCGCATCCTCAAGCTTGCGGAAAGCGCCTCGCAGGTCGCCCGCCGCATCGCGCTCGGCAAGATCGGCTCGTTGAAGATCGGCTTCACCGCGGCCGCGGCGTACGGTTTTCTGCCCGAGCTCATCGCCGCCTGCCGCGCCCGGCTGCCCGAGGTGGATTTCTCCTTGAAGGAGATGGTGTCGGGCGATCAGTTCGAGGCGCTGACCTCCGGCCAGATCGACGCCGGCCTGCTGCGGCCGCCGATCGCGCGGCCCGAGCTCGCCAGCCGCCGCGTCGTCGCCGAGCCCCTGCTCGCCGCGATCCCGAAGAAGCATCCGCTGGCCAATGCCGAGAGCATCACCATCAAGGATTTCGACGATCAGCCCTTCGTGATGTATTCGCCCTATGAGAGCCGCTACTTCCACGATCTGCTGGTGGCGCAGTTCACCCGCGCCGACGTGCTGCCGCGCTATGTCCAGCATCTCAGCCAAATCCACTCGATCCTGGCCATGGTCCGCGCCGGCCTCGGCCTCGCCATCGTGCCGGCCGCGGCTGCGGGCCTGAAGATCTCCGACGTGCGGCTGCGGCCGCTGAAGCTGAAGGGCCGCGTTCCGGTCGAGCTGTTCATGGTCTGGCGCCGCGACGACGAGAATCCGCTGCTCCCGGCGCTGGTCAAGATCGCCGGTGAACTGTCCTCCGCGGAGGTGCCGGAGGATTGA
- the kdgD gene encoding 5-dehydro-4-deoxyglucarate dehydratase, which produces MSKMTPQEMAQKIGSGLLSFPVTPFKADYSFDEPTYRANMDWLCGYDVAGLFAAGGTGEFFSLTPTEVPEVVKVAVEETKGRVPVLAGTGYGTAIAREIAAGAEKAGADGLLLLPPYLTHSEQDGLAAHVEAVCAAVKIGVIVYNRDNAILQPDTLARLAERCPNLVGYKDGIGDIELMTRVYTKLGDRLTYVGGLPTAETFALPYLDMGVTTYSSAVFNFVPEFATHFYAAVRKRDHATIQAGLKNFILPLIAIRNRRKGYAVSIIKAGMKVIGRDSGPVRPPLTDLTEQELAELAELVKNLPAIRSTQQAAE; this is translated from the coding sequence GTGAGCAAGATGACCCCGCAGGAGATGGCCCAGAAGATCGGATCCGGCCTCCTGTCCTTTCCCGTCACGCCGTTCAAGGCGGATTACTCCTTCGACGAACCGACGTACCGCGCCAACATGGACTGGCTGTGCGGCTATGACGTCGCAGGCCTGTTCGCCGCCGGCGGCACCGGCGAGTTCTTCTCGCTGACGCCGACCGAGGTTCCTGAAGTCGTGAAGGTCGCCGTCGAGGAAACCAAGGGCCGCGTGCCGGTGCTTGCCGGCACCGGCTACGGCACCGCGATCGCCCGCGAGATCGCCGCTGGCGCTGAAAAGGCCGGCGCCGACGGCCTGCTCCTGCTGCCGCCCTATCTCACTCACTCCGAACAGGACGGCCTGGCCGCCCATGTCGAGGCGGTGTGCGCCGCCGTGAAGATCGGCGTCATCGTCTACAACCGCGACAACGCGATCCTCCAGCCCGATACGCTGGCCCGCCTTGCCGAGCGCTGCCCGAACCTCGTCGGCTACAAGGACGGCATCGGCGACATCGAGCTGATGACCCGCGTCTACACCAAGCTCGGCGACCGCCTCACCTATGTCGGCGGCCTGCCGACCGCCGAGACCTTCGCGCTGCCCTATCTCGACATGGGCGTGACGACCTATTCCTCCGCCGTGTTCAACTTCGTGCCGGAATTCGCGACCCATTTCTACGCGGCCGTGCGCAAGCGCGACCACGCCACGATCCAGGCCGGCCTGAAGAACTTCATCCTGCCGCTGATCGCGATCCGCAACCGCAGGAAGGGCTATGCGGTCTCGATCATCAAGGCCGGCATGAAGGTGATCGGCCGCGATTCCGGCCCGGTCCGCCCGCCGCTCACCGATCTCACCGAGCAGGAGCTCGCGGAGCTGGCCGAGCTGGTGAAGAACCTGCCCGCCATCCGATCGACACAACAGGCGGCAGAATAG